The window ACCCTTTCAACAACATATTCTGGCATGTAGTTATTTATCTCACCAGCAATTTCAATAAGCCTTGTATGATAGTCATACTCACGTGCCTTCCAAGTAAGGTAAAACGGGTCAATGGGTATGCAATGACCGCCAAGGCCAGGTCCGGGATAAAATGCCATAAAACCATAAGGCTTTGTCTTTGCTGCTTCAATTACTTCCCAAATGTCAATATTCATTCTCTCACATAAAATAGCCATTTCATTTACAAGCGCAATATTTATGTTTCTGAATGTATTTTCTAAAATCTTTTCCATCTCTGCAACCTTTGGTGAACTTACCCTAAAAACTTCGCCCTCTAAGACATTTTCATACAGCCTTGCAGCAATTTCTGTACATGTTGGAGTTACTCCACCCACAACCTTAGGTGTATTTTTGGTATTATACACTTTATTTCCCGGGTCAACACGCTCAGGTGAAAAGGCCAAGAAAAAGTCTTGACCGCATACAAGCCCGCTTTCCTCTAAGATTGGTTTTACAACCTCTTCTGTTGTCCCAGGATATGTTGTGCTTTCTAAAACTACAAGCATACCTTTGTGAAGGTATTTCGCAATCTCTTTTGTTGAGTTCACAACATACGAAATGTCTGGTTGTTTATATTTGTCAAGCGGAGTTGGAACACATATAGCCACCGCATCAACATCTGCAATTTTGCTATAATCGGTTGTAGCAAAGATTCTTCCTTCTTTGACAAGCTGTTCAAGTTCTTTGTCAACAACATCTCCAATGTAATTTTGTCCTTTATTAACCATGTCAACTCTCTTTTGCTGTATATCAAATCCAATTACCTTATAGCCTGCCTTTGCTTTCTCAACAGCCAAAGGCAGCCCTACATATCCAAGCCCAACAACACCAATCACCGCTGTTTTTTCTTCAATCTTCTTTAGAAGCTCTTTTGCAACCTCATTCATAAAAAATTCCCTCCGAATTCATTTATTGATGAAATGATAAATTCAACTTCTTCATCCTTAAGCTCTGGAAACATTGGAATAGCAAACGCTCTTTTAGAAACTTCTTCTGCAACCTTAAAGTCTCCCTCTTTATGCCCTAAAAATCTTAGTGCCTTTGTCAAATGTAATGGCACAGGATAATATATACCTGTTGCAATTCCCTTTTGTGTTAAATACTCAAGTATTTTATCGCGATTTTCATATTGCAGAATATACAAGTGATAAATATGTCCTCTTTCACAAGCATTTGTCTTTGCAGGAGTAACCAACCCCTCAAGTTTCAAGCCATGGTTATATTTTTCAGCAATCTCTGATCTTTTTTTATTCCACTCATCTATGTATTTGAGTTTTACAAGCAAAATGGCAGCTTGAATCTCATCAAGCCTACTGTTAAAACCAATGAGCTCATTGTAATATTTCTTCTTTGACCCGTGCTGGCGAAGCATTCTTGCCTTTTCTGCAACCTCATCATTATTTGTTACAATCAGACCTCCATCTCCAAAACCGCCCAAGTTTTTTGTTGGAAAGAACGAAAAACATCCAACATCCCCAATTGTCCCTGCTTTTTTGCCGTTGTATTCTGCTCCAAAAGCCTGGCATGCATCTTCTATGACATATAGATTGTACTTTTTTGCTATTTCTAATATTCTGTTCATATCACATACTTGACCAAATATATGCACAGGCATAATAGCCTTTGTCTTTGGCGTGATTTTCCTCTCAATCTCCTCAGGATTTATATTGTAAGAAAGTGGATCAATATCAACAAAAACTGGTGTTGCACCGACTCTCACAATAGCTTCTGCTGTTGCAAAAAATGTAAATGGGGTTGTGATTACTTCATTACCATTTCCAATCCCCAAACTTTCAAGTGCTATCACAAGAGCATCCGTACCGTTGCCAACACCTATACAGTGCTTGACATTTAAGTATTCACTGCACCTTTTTTCAAATTCCAAAACTTTGGGACCGAGTATATACTGCCCACTTTGCAAAACCTCAGTTATAGCATGCATTATCTCATTTGAGAGCATTGTATATTGGCGCTTTAGGTCAATTAGAGGTATCATCTTTTTTTCATCTCCATTCATATTGTATTTTGAAATCAAAGTTTAGAAAGTATATATTTTCTTTCTCTCAAGATAACATACAAAATTGCTATTATAACTCCTGAAATTGTTCCAGCAGCAATTCTTACAGCCTTTTCAAATTTGCTACCTGCTGATTCATATATTTTAAGTTTGCCGTATTCAGCTATGGCACTTTTTAAATCAATCACTTTATTATAATTCTCATTAAACCACTTAATGAGGTTTATAGCCGAGAAGATTTGACTATACTGTTCCTGCTCAGCTGCAGTCAATTTTAGTTTGTCATACTTTTGTTTTTCCTTTAAAAGTTCATTCAAAAGCTTTTGAGCAGCTTCAGACCTGTTTTTCAAATCTAACAAAACCTTATCGTTTAAACTTTTCATATACTTGCTGAGCATCCTTTGTGCCTGGTCAGAAGAATCGGCAACAGCTTTTACAACAACATAGTTTACACCACTCTTGGATGCCTTTGGTTCAACAAATACGCCAAACCTCTCATCTTCTCCATACTTGCTTGTGACATAGTCTAAAAAAGGCGGGTTTAATGCCACCATTTCCAAATACTCTTTGTTCAAGTCAATAGAAGTCATATTAGAATAAAGCCCTTGAACAATATTCGAGATTGAAGAAGAAGCCATATTGAAATTCAGAGGGTTTAAGAGGTTGTTGTCAAGCCTCAGATTTATTTCAGCTGTCCAAAGAGTCTTTGTGAAAAATTGAACAACAACAACTGACAATATCATGAAAGCAACTACAATTGATATTATTTCTTTCATTCTCTTTTTAAAAATCTCAGCCATTTAGCTTTTTTCTCCTTTCTACCTTTCTGTTAAGACTTTTACATTTCCATCAGGTGAGATTATAACTGCAATGTTACCATTGTCCATTGTTGTCAAAACTTTTACATGATGATTTCTCAATCTCTTCAATGTAGATCTATGAGGATGACCGTACGGATTGTCTTTCCCCACACTTATTATGGCAAGCTCTGGTTTTACTTTATTGAGAAAACCATTGCTTGTCGCAGCGTAACTTCCATGATGAGAAACTTTTAAGATATCAGCCCTAACATCCTCATTCGCTTTTAGTATATCATATTCTACATCCTTCGAAATATCAGCAGTCAAAAGTACTCTTCTCTTTGCAAACTCTAACTTTACAACAGCACTTGAGTTATTTAAATCTTCGTAATCTTTTAGTGGAGACAAAAAAGTAAGTAAAACATTATTTATTGAGATTCTATCATACGGTCTTACAATATTTATTCTGAGGTCCTTTTTATCTAAAGCTTTAAGCATATTTTCAAACGCTTGAGTATTTGTCGCCTTATCTATGGTATAAAACTTTTTGACATCAAACTCTGAGATAATTTTGTCCATGTTGCCAATATGGTCTTCGTGAGGGTGCGTGGCAATTACAACCTCAAAAGTTCTTATGTTTAAGATATCAAAAATCTTCAAAACTTCGTTCTCAGCAGTGTTTGGTCCTGAGTCTACTAAGATGAACCTATTTTCGGGAGTTTTTATTAATATGCAGTCACCCTGACCTACGTCTAAAAAGAATAATGTGCAGACATCTTTTGCTAAAAACTCTTTTAAATTTTCTTGCCAAAACTTATCTTCCGTATTTAAAAAAGAACAAGAAGTCAAAAACAACAAAATAAAAATTAATAACAAAGAAAAAAACGATCTTTTTCTCATTGGATTCCTCCGCTATTGAAATCTCAGCAGTTTTCTAGTCTTTCTTTAAATACCCTAATAAAGGATTTCATAGTTTGTGTAGCATCTGCTACAATCCCATAGTTTGCAATTTTAAATATTTCTGCATCTTTGTTTTTATTGACTGCAATTAAAAGCTTTGGCTTTCCAATTCCGCACATGTGGTGAGCAGCACCTGATATACCAAATGCGAAATAAATATCAGGAGAGATAATCTTGCCACTCTGTCCAATCTGAAGCTCTTTTGGTGCCCATCCCAAATCAACAAGAGGTCGTGTAACACCAACAGCACCACCTAAAATGTTTGCAAGCTCATATGCATACTTTAGATTTTCTTTATCTTTTATCCCTCGCCCAACACCAATAACTATTTTAGCACTTTCAAGCCTGTTATCAATATCTTCTCGCACAATTTTTTCTATAAAACTTATTTGACCACTCTTTTCTTGAATTTCTATTGTCTTTTTCACAATTTCAAATTCTTTTTTGACTTGACACAGACATTCAATCCCGCCTCTTGGCTTGATTGTGACAAATGTAATTGCACAGTCTTTTACAGAGATTTTTGCATTTATACTTGAACCATAAGCTGGTTTTATAAAAACAAACTTTCCAGATGACTCATCAAACTTTATATCAATGCAGTCAGCCACAAAACCTGAAGAAAATTTAGCCGCAACTCTTGCTAAGACTGACTTTGTAAATTCACTTGAAAGTGCTAAAACCATCTGAGGTTTAATCTCATCTATACTTTTTGCAACTGCTTCAATGTATGGTCCTTCATAGCACGAAAAACTATTATTTGTATACACAAAAACTTCACAGCTATCAAAGAGTTTTAGTTCACTTAATAAATTTTCATCTGATAACGTTTCCGAATATATTCCTATTATTACCTTCTTCGGGTTACCAATCTTGCTTTTAATAAGAGCTAAAAGTGGATTGATCTTTTGAAGTTTATCTTCCTTAAGAATGACAGGTACAAATATTGTATATACCATCTATTTTTTATAACCTCCCTTGATGAATTAAAATTTGAAAACATTAAATAAATTTTAAAATCACCTCTGCTATGCACTCGATTTCGCTTATACTGCCTTGTTCATAAATCTTGCAACTGATGCTTTCCATCTTTTCTTTTTCAAAGTCATCTACAGCTGTTTTTGACCCCTCAAGTCCTATTCTTTTAACATCTATATCTCTTAAGTCATCTAGACTTAGAACCTTAGGTTCGTATGAAAGTGCCCTTATCATGAAACTCAGTTTTGGAAATCTTACAAAGTTACTATCTTTTTTAACTGATAACAACATAGGAAGTTTTACCTCAAACTTTGCTAAGATATTTTCAACCTTTTTTACAATCTCAAGAGTATCTTTATCCTTAGGTTTTATATCAACCACTGAGGCAATATGGCAAATTCCCAAATACTCAGCAATCTGTGGTGGAACAATAGATGTCTCACCGTCAAGCGAATGATCACCGCAAAGGATTAAGTCAAACCTCTCCAAAGTCTCAATAGCACAGGAAAGCGCATATGATGTAGCTGACGCATCAGATCCTGCAAGTCTTTTGTCGCTCAACAGAATTGCCTCATCCACACCCAGCTCAATAAGCTCTTTTACTTTTTCCTTGCACTCCAAAGAACCCATGCTAAGGGTATATACTCGAGAGTCGGGAAATATGTCTTTTAGCCTCAAGGCAAACTCAAGTGCATTTAAATCAGCAGGATTGTTCATTAGATGCTGTGAACTTCTTTTTATTGTTTTTGTAGTTGAATTATATTCGATCTTATCTGGATCGACTATTTGTTTAACACAAACGAGGATATTCATACCATTTGCCACCTCTTCTTTTATAATTCTTTCACAATCTCAGATGCAATAATATTTCTTTGAATTTGATTAGCACCTTCAAATATCTGGGTCACTTTTGCATCTCTCATCATCTTCTCAACAGGATAATCCTTTACATACCCATTTCCACCCATAATCTGAACAGCGTCAATGGTTATCTTCATAGCTACATCTGATGCAAATACCTTGCATGCAGAAGATTCTTTTGTATAGTCTTTCGCACCACTGTCAATCATCCTACATGTAGAGTATAAAAGAGCCCTTGCCGCTTCGATGTTTATGTACATATCAGCAAGCATGTGCTGAATTGCCTGGAAGGATGTAAGAGGTTGACCAAATTGTATTCTTTCTTTTGCATACCTTAGAGCATGTTCATAAGCACCCTGAGCAATCCCAATTGCCATTGCCGCAACACCTGGTCTTGTCCTGTCAAATGTTTTCATTGCAATAATAAATCCCGTGCCTTCTCTTCCCAACAGGTTTTCTTTTGGAACTTTGCAATTTTCAAATATAAGCTCTGTGGTAGAAGATGCCCTGATTCCCATCTTGTCTTCTTTTTTCCCACAGTAAAAACCTTCGTATCCCTTCTCAACAATGAAGGCAGAAATGCCTCGTGGTCCTTTTGATTTGTCTGTCACTGCAAACACAACATAGATATCTGCTTCTCCACCATTTGTTATCCAATGTTTGTTTCCATTTAAGATATAAAAATCCCCATCTTTTTCAGCTACTGTCTTTATACTGCTAACATCACTTCCCGCATCAGCCTCTGTTAATGCAAATGCAGCAATCGCCTCACCTTTGGCAATCTTTGGAAGGTATTTCTTTTTCTGATTCTCTGTCCCATACAGCATTATTGGATATGCACCTAAGGCAGTGGCTGCATATGACACAGCTATCCCTGCACAGTTTCTTGAAAGCTCTTCAACAACAAGACACATCTCCAGCACACCGCCGCCAAAGCCACCGTATTCTTTAGGAATGTAAACACCTGTCAGTTCGGTGTATGCTAATAAATCCAATATATCTCTTGGAAATATTCCTTCTTTATCATATTTGCCAGCAACTTTTGAAATAACCTCATCAGAAATCTTTTTTGCCAATCTTTTTATAATTTTCTGGCTATCTGTCAAAAAGTAATCCACTTAAAATTTCGCCCCCTATTTTTTAAATAGCTTTTTTTGATAGTTTATCAGATGAAAATCTTCATTGTCAAACTAAAGCTTTTTTCTATATCAAAATTTTGCTTTTGAAAGCTTTCTTGTTTGAAGAAATTTTTTCTGCTATTATCTTTTTAAAGATTACTCTTCAAAAGGAAAAGGAGTGCTTAAATTTAAATTGAAGGTTGCTGGAATAATTGTTGAATATAACCCTTTCCACAATGGGCATTTGTATCACTTACAAAAGACAAAAGAAATAACAGGTGCAGATGTTGTTGTTGCTGTAATGAGCGGAAATTTCATACAAAGAGGGGAACCTGCAATTGTAAACAAATGGGCACGAACTAAAATGGCACTTTTAAATGGTGTGGACGTAGTTTTTGAGCTTCCCTTTGCATATGCCTGCAACAGTGCCGAAATCTTTGCATATGGCGCCATTTCCATTTTAAACACATTAGGTGTAGATTGGGTGGTATTTGGTTCAGAGGTCGGAGATATTAATCTTTTGAAAAAGATAGCTATGCATTTAGCTTTTGAAGAAGAAGGTTTCAAAAAATATTTGAAAGAATATCTAAAAGTGGGACACTCGTTCCCAAAAGCGCGTGAGCTTGCATTAAAAAAAATAAGCAGTGACAATGTCGAGTTTTTACCAAACAATATACTCGGGATTGAATATATAAAGTGGATTTTGAGAATGGATTCAAAAATAGAGCCAATTACAATAAAAAGGATAGGAAGTTCTTATAATGACCCAACCTTAGGAAGCGGCAATCTTTGCTCAGCAACGGCAATTAGAAATAACATAAATAATCTAGAGCTTATAAAAGACAAAATGCCTGAAGCTTCATACAAAGTTTTAATTGACGAGATTGAAAGCGGAAGAGGACCTGTCACTATTGAAAATTTTTTCAAAATTTTTGTCTATAGGTCGGTAATTGACAAAGATTTTTTGAAAGATCAGCTTGATGTAAAAGAAGGAATTGAAAACAGATTTTACAAATACGTTTTTAGTTCCAAAAGTGCCGAAGACCTTCTTTCAAAAGTTAAAACAAAAAGATACCCTCTAACACGGCTTCAACGAATATTTATCCACTCTCTTGTAGACAGTAAAGTAAACCAAAAAATTCTTCTTTCTAAAAAGCCATATATAAGAGTACTGGGATTTAACGATAAAGGAAAAAATTACTTGCATACCATCAAGGAAAAAGTAGAGTACATCACAAAGCTTGACAGTTATACTGTTAAAAATCCTGTGTACAATCA is drawn from Caldicellulosiruptor naganoensis and contains these coding sequences:
- a CDS encoding nucleotide sugar dehydrogenase, translated to MNEVAKELLKKIEEKTAVIGVVGLGYVGLPLAVEKAKAGYKVIGFDIQQKRVDMVNKGQNYIGDVVDKELEQLVKEGRIFATTDYSKIADVDAVAICVPTPLDKYKQPDISYVVNSTKEIAKYLHKGMLVVLESTTYPGTTEEVVKPILEESGLVCGQDFFLAFSPERVDPGNKVYNTKNTPKVVGGVTPTCTEIAARLYENVLEGEVFRVSSPKVAEMEKILENTFRNINIALVNEMAILCERMNIDIWEVIEAAKTKPYGFMAFYPGPGLGGHCIPIDPFYLTWKAREYDYHTRLIEIAGEINNYMPEYVVERVMKILNKFKKPLNGSKILVLGVAYKKDIDDIRESPALKVIENFEKENAIVEYNDPYVPSFTYKGKQYTSVDITAESLGQYDIVVITTDHSKYDYQFIVEHAKLIFDTRNATKGIKSEKIYKL
- a CDS encoding electron transfer flavoprotein subunit alpha/FixB family protein, which translates into the protein MVYTIFVPVILKEDKLQKINPLLALIKSKIGNPKKVIIGIYSETLSDENLLSELKLFDSCEVFVYTNNSFSCYEGPYIEAVAKSIDEIKPQMVLALSSEFTKSVLARVAAKFSSGFVADCIDIKFDESSGKFVFIKPAYGSSINAKISVKDCAITFVTIKPRGGIECLCQVKKEFEIVKKTIEIQEKSGQISFIEKIVREDIDNRLESAKIVIGVGRGIKDKENLKYAYELANILGGAVGVTRPLVDLGWAPKELQIGQSGKIISPDIYFAFGISGAAHHMCGIGKPKLLIAVNKNKDAEIFKIANYGIVADATQTMKSFIRVFKERLENC
- a CDS encoding nucleotidyltransferase; this translates as MKVAGIIVEYNPFHNGHLYHLQKTKEITGADVVVAVMSGNFIQRGEPAIVNKWARTKMALLNGVDVVFELPFAYACNSAEIFAYGAISILNTLGVDWVVFGSEVGDINLLKKIAMHLAFEEEGFKKYLKEYLKVGHSFPKARELALKKISSDNVEFLPNNILGIEYIKWILRMDSKIEPITIKRIGSSYNDPTLGSGNLCSATAIRNNINNLELIKDKMPEASYKVLIDEIESGRGPVTIENFFKIFVYRSVIDKDFLKDQLDVKEGIENRFYKYVFSSKSAEDLLSKVKTKRYPLTRLQRIFIHSLVDSKVNQKILLSKKPYIRVLGFNDKGKNYLHTIKEKVEYITKLDSYTVKNPVYNHLLELEIKASQIHAIMYKDFYNYMQLEYKQNPIYISFS
- a CDS encoding ComEC/Rec2 family competence protein — protein: MRKRSFFSLLLIFILLFLTSCSFLNTEDKFWQENLKEFLAKDVCTLFFLDVGQGDCILIKTPENRFILVDSGPNTAENEVLKIFDILNIRTFEVVIATHPHEDHIGNMDKIISEFDVKKFYTIDKATNTQAFENMLKALDKKDLRINIVRPYDRISINNVLLTFLSPLKDYEDLNNSSAVVKLEFAKRRVLLTADISKDVEYDILKANEDVRADILKVSHHGSYAATSNGFLNKVKPELAIISVGKDNPYGHPHRSTLKRLRNHHVKVLTTMDNGNIAVIISPDGNVKVLTER
- a CDS encoding electron transfer flavoprotein subunit beta/FixA family protein → MNILVCVKQIVDPDKIEYNSTTKTIKRSSQHLMNNPADLNALEFALRLKDIFPDSRVYTLSMGSLECKEKVKELIELGVDEAILLSDKRLAGSDASATSYALSCAIETLERFDLILCGDHSLDGETSIVPPQIAEYLGICHIASVVDIKPKDKDTLEIVKKVENILAKFEVKLPMLLSVKKDSNFVRFPKLSFMIRALSYEPKVLSLDDLRDIDVKRIGLEGSKTAVDDFEKEKMESISCKIYEQGSISEIECIAEVILKFI
- a CDS encoding acyl-CoA dehydrogenase family protein — encoded protein: MDYFLTDSQKIIKRLAKKISDEVISKVAGKYDKEGIFPRDILDLLAYTELTGVYIPKEYGGFGGGVLEMCLVVEELSRNCAGIAVSYAATALGAYPIMLYGTENQKKKYLPKIAKGEAIAAFALTEADAGSDVSSIKTVAEKDGDFYILNGNKHWITNGGEADIYVVFAVTDKSKGPRGISAFIVEKGYEGFYCGKKEDKMGIRASSTTELIFENCKVPKENLLGREGTGFIIAMKTFDRTRPGVAAMAIGIAQGAYEHALRYAKERIQFGQPLTSFQAIQHMLADMYINIEAARALLYSTCRMIDSGAKDYTKESSACKVFASDVAMKITIDAVQIMGGNGYVKDYPVEKMMRDAKVTQIFEGANQIQRNIIASEIVKEL
- a CDS encoding DegT/DnrJ/EryC1/StrS family aminotransferase — translated: MIPLIDLKRQYTMLSNEIMHAITEVLQSGQYILGPKVLEFEKRCSEYLNVKHCIGVGNGTDALVIALESLGIGNGNEVITTPFTFFATAEAIVRVGATPVFVDIDPLSYNINPEEIERKITPKTKAIMPVHIFGQVCDMNRILEIAKKYNLYVIEDACQAFGAEYNGKKAGTIGDVGCFSFFPTKNLGGFGDGGLIVTNNDEVAEKARMLRQHGSKKKYYNELIGFNSRLDEIQAAILLVKLKYIDEWNKKRSEIAEKYNHGLKLEGLVTPAKTNACERGHIYHLYILQYENRDKILEYLTQKGIATGIYYPVPLHLTKALRFLGHKEGDFKVAEEVSKRAFAIPMFPELKDEEVEFIISSINEFGGNFL